One window of the Runella slithyformis DSM 19594 genome contains the following:
- the plsX gene encoding phosphate acyltransferase PlsX, whose translation MKIGIDAMGGDFAPDAIIEGAVNAASQLPPEIHIVLIGKQDTVNALLKKYDYQGDQIEIVHAEEVVEMGEHPTKALSQKPHSSISIGFKLLKDRQIDIFCGAGNTGAMHVGALFSIKAIEGIIRPAIVGFVPQKKGGHAVMLDIGANADCKPEVLEQFGVIGSIFAQQTFQIERPRVALMNIGEEEQKGSVVAQAAHQLLKDNNRIHFVGNMEGGDMFDDKADVIVTDGFTGNALFKLAESFYDVAKERGIQDDFIDKMNYESVGGSSIIGVNGNVMIAHGISSATAIKNMITWARKQVESHAYVQIAKSLS comes from the coding sequence ATGAAAATAGGAATAGACGCAATGGGAGGGGATTTTGCCCCCGATGCTATAATAGAAGGAGCCGTAAATGCTGCGTCCCAATTACCGCCGGAGATTCATATCGTATTGATTGGCAAACAGGATACAGTAAATGCTTTATTAAAGAAATATGACTACCAAGGCGACCAAATCGAAATTGTACATGCCGAAGAAGTCGTAGAAATGGGGGAGCATCCCACAAAAGCGCTCTCTCAAAAGCCCCATTCAAGTATCTCTATTGGTTTTAAATTATTAAAAGACAGGCAAATAGACATTTTTTGCGGAGCAGGCAATACGGGTGCTATGCACGTAGGGGCACTGTTCAGCATCAAAGCGATTGAGGGCATTATCCGTCCGGCAATCGTGGGTTTTGTGCCTCAGAAAAAAGGAGGGCACGCGGTCATGCTAGATATTGGGGCCAATGCTGACTGTAAGCCGGAAGTATTGGAGCAATTTGGCGTGATCGGTTCCATCTTCGCCCAGCAAACCTTCCAGATCGAACGCCCGCGCGTGGCGCTGATGAACATTGGCGAAGAGGAGCAGAAGGGCTCTGTTGTAGCCCAAGCCGCACACCAGTTATTGAAAGATAATAACCGCATTCATTTTGTGGGTAACATGGAAGGCGGCGATATGTTTGACGATAAAGCCGATGTCATTGTAACGGATGGCTTTACGGGAAATGCACTGTTTAAACTGGCCGAATCTTTCTATGATGTTGCCAAAGAGCGCGGAATTCAGGATGATTTTATTGACAAAATGAATTACGAGTCGGTAGGCGGAAGTTCCATCATCGGCGTCAACGGCAACGTTATGATTGCTCATGGCATATCGTCGGCCACCGCTATCAAAAATATGATTACGTGGGCACGCAAACAAGTGGAATCCCACGCCTATGTTCAGATTGCAAAATCCCTAAGTTAA
- the rpmF gene encoding 50S ribosomal protein L32 → MAHPKRRHSSTRRDKRRTHDALRGKALSTDPTTGEVHLMHRAHVFEGNLVYKGKVVVEGYKQV, encoded by the coding sequence ATGGCACATCCCAAACGAAGACATTCAAGCACTCGCCGCGACAAACGCCGTACACACGACGCACTGCGGGGTAAAGCACTTTCCACTGATCCTACAACGGGCGAAGTACACTTGATGCATCGTGCACACGTTTTTGAAGGAAATCTTGTATACAAAGGTAAAGTTGTGGTAGAAGGCTATAAACAAGTCTAA
- a CDS encoding MFS transporter has product MNEKPKLTFWQIWNMSFGFLGIQYGFGLQQANMSPIFRYLGADEASIPGLWLAGPLTGLLLQPIIGAVSDRSWSPKWGRRRPFILIGALLGSAAMILMPNSSAVWMAAGLMWMLDAGLNSAMEPFRAFVGDMLNEKQRPIGFAVQSFMVGFGQTLANLMPYILPFLGISMALSDSQLTNGIPNSVRYPFYIGAASIVLAVLWTTRTTKEYPPDNDDYKKVHIFSEEEKKSISFWHLALAVGAAILAFGFAYFSGGLANGLQWGLGILIGGYLVLMLPVFKEILAPLSSMPTVMRQLWWVKFFTWYGLPLMWQYLSLAAAKYAFNAPDAVSNPIGFEAGTKWGGLCFAMFSISCAVVSFFIPRIAKSVGSNRGTHALFMCLGAIGFFMTLLSNDKMIYLAGMTIIGLMWGSIMSMPYLMLASAVPKEKMGVYMGIFNGFICVPQFIGMLTVPLFYKTLLGNDPRNALVLAGVCMVLAAASCFLVKESK; this is encoded by the coding sequence ATGAACGAAAAACCCAAATTAACCTTTTGGCAAATCTGGAACATGAGTTTCGGGTTCTTGGGGATTCAATATGGCTTTGGCTTACAACAGGCAAATATGAGTCCAATTTTCCGTTATCTCGGGGCCGATGAAGCCTCTATTCCGGGTCTTTGGCTCGCGGGTCCGCTGACGGGATTATTGCTCCAACCCATCATTGGCGCGGTTTCTGACCGCAGTTGGTCACCCAAATGGGGCCGCCGCCGCCCTTTCATTTTAATCGGCGCTCTTTTGGGCAGTGCTGCAATGATCCTGATGCCCAATTCGTCAGCCGTTTGGATGGCCGCCGGATTGATGTGGATGCTGGATGCCGGACTCAATTCGGCCATGGAACCTTTCAGAGCCTTTGTAGGCGATATGCTCAACGAAAAACAACGACCCATTGGCTTTGCCGTGCAGTCATTTATGGTGGGCTTCGGACAAACACTTGCCAATCTTATGCCTTACATACTGCCATTTTTGGGCATCTCTATGGCTTTATCCGACTCTCAATTGACCAACGGAATCCCTAATTCCGTTCGTTATCCTTTTTACATAGGCGCGGCTTCTATTGTGCTTGCTGTCCTTTGGACCACGCGCACCACCAAAGAATACCCCCCGGATAACGATGACTACAAAAAAGTACACATTTTTTCGGAAGAAGAAAAAAAATCCATTTCTTTCTGGCATCTGGCCCTGGCTGTAGGAGCGGCTATCCTGGCCTTTGGATTTGCTTACTTTTCCGGAGGCTTGGCCAATGGCCTCCAATGGGGGTTGGGGATTTTGATCGGTGGATATTTAGTCTTAATGTTGCCCGTATTTAAAGAAATATTGGCCCCCCTTTCTTCCATGCCAACCGTAATGCGCCAATTGTGGTGGGTGAAGTTCTTTACGTGGTATGGTTTGCCGCTGATGTGGCAATACCTTTCATTGGCGGCGGCAAAATATGCGTTCAATGCACCCGATGCCGTTTCAAATCCGATAGGTTTTGAGGCAGGTACGAAGTGGGGCGGGCTTTGTTTTGCCATGTTCAGTATTTCGTGTGCCGTCGTTTCGTTCTTTATTCCCCGTATTGCCAAATCCGTTGGCAGCAACCGTGGCACCCATGCCCTGTTTATGTGTCTGGGGGCCATCGGTTTTTTTATGACGCTGCTTTCCAACGATAAGATGATCTATCTGGCCGGGATGACCATCATCGGTCTTATGTGGGGGTCTATCATGTCAATGCCGTATTTGATGCTGGCCTCTGCCGTACCCAAAGAAAAAATGGGTGTATACATGGGTATCTTCAATGGGTTTATCTGTGTGCCGCAATTTATCGGTATGCTTACAGTACCGTTGTTCTACAAAACATTGCTGGGCAACGACCCGCGCAACGCACTTGTTCTGGCGGGTGTCTGTATGGTGTTGGCGGCAGCCTCCTGCTTTTTGGTGAAAGAATCGAAATAG
- a CDS encoding YceD family protein yields MKALTQYDIGIYGLKDKQYVYNFESGPEFFRELEQDLIENGHFKTHLTIDKSATMLILTFSIEGVVELVCDRSLELFEEPIDLTEKLILKFGDHDEILAEDIELIRHETVRINVAQYIFDFIALSLPMKKLHPRFRTDDEEGDEDEGLLVYQSGDEAESTQENSSDDGEVDPRWAALQKLKGKE; encoded by the coding sequence GTGAAAGCGCTAACACAGTACGACATAGGCATTTACGGTTTGAAAGACAAACAATATGTCTATAATTTTGAGTCCGGTCCGGAATTCTTCAGAGAACTGGAGCAGGATTTAATTGAAAATGGTCATTTTAAAACACACCTGACCATCGACAAGTCAGCCACGATGCTGATCCTTACTTTCAGCATTGAAGGCGTTGTGGAATTGGTGTGTGACCGCAGTCTCGAACTTTTTGAAGAGCCGATTGATTTAACCGAAAAGCTCATTCTGAAATTCGGTGACCACGATGAAATACTGGCCGAAGATATTGAACTCATTCGTCACGAAACGGTTCGCATCAACGTAGCTCAGTACATTTTCGATTTCATTGCGCTCTCATTGCCTATGAAAAAACTCCACCCTCGGTTTAGAACTGATGATGAGGAAGGCGATGAAGACGAAGGATTATTGGTGTATCAGTCAGGGGATGAGGCGGAATCAACGCAGGAAAATTCCTCCGACGACGGAGAAGTAGACCCTCGGTGGGCGGCTTTACAAAAATTAAAAGGAAAAGAATAA
- a CDS encoding beta-ketoacyl-ACP synthase III: protein MSQIRAAITGIQGYVPDYILTNEELEKMVDTNDEWIIARTGIKERHILKGEGLGTSHMAAEAVKGLLKKTNTAPEEIDLLICATTTPDFIFPSTANLICDMAGIKSIGSFDIQAACSGFVYAMTVGSQFIETGKYKKVIVVGADKMSAIVDYTDRTTCVLFGDGAGAVMLEPNTEGYGVLDSIIRSDGAGQPFLHQKAGGSRYPPTHETINNRWHYAYQDGPSVFKFAVTNMADVAAEIMERNHLTGDDVAWLVPHQANKRIISATANRMKVGMDKVMLNIQKYGNTTAATIPLCLWDYESQLKKGDNLILAAFGGGFTWGAVYVKWGC, encoded by the coding sequence ATGAGTCAAATTCGAGCTGCTATTACGGGGATACAGGGATACGTACCCGACTATATTTTGACCAATGAAGAATTGGAAAAAATGGTAGACACCAATGACGAATGGATAATCGCCCGTACCGGTATTAAAGAACGCCATATCCTCAAAGGAGAAGGCCTTGGTACCTCTCACATGGCAGCAGAAGCCGTCAAAGGACTCCTGAAAAAGACCAATACGGCTCCGGAAGAAATCGATCTACTCATTTGTGCCACTACTACTCCCGATTTTATCTTCCCAAGCACCGCCAATCTCATTTGCGACATGGCCGGCATCAAATCCATTGGCAGCTTTGATATTCAGGCGGCCTGCTCCGGATTTGTGTACGCCATGACGGTAGGGTCTCAATTCATAGAAACGGGAAAATACAAAAAAGTGATCGTGGTAGGTGCCGATAAAATGTCGGCGATTGTCGACTATACTGACCGTACCACCTGCGTGCTTTTCGGCGATGGTGCCGGCGCGGTCATGCTTGAGCCCAACACCGAAGGCTACGGCGTATTAGACAGCATTATCCGTTCGGATGGAGCCGGTCAGCCTTTTCTTCACCAGAAAGCCGGAGGAAGTCGTTATCCGCCCACGCACGAAACCATCAACAACCGTTGGCACTATGCGTATCAGGACGGTCCGTCCGTGTTTAAATTTGCCGTAACCAACATGGCCGATGTCGCTGCTGAGATCATGGAGCGCAATCACCTCACGGGCGACGACGTCGCGTGGCTCGTGCCGCATCAGGCCAATAAACGTATCATTTCCGCTACCGCCAATCGGATGAAAGTAGGAATGGATAAAGTAATGCTTAATATTCAGAAATACGGCAATACCACCGCCGCCACCATCCCCCTCTGCTTATGGGACTATGAATCTCAGCTCAAAAAAGGTGATAACCTTATTTTGGCTGCTTTTGGGGGCGGTTTTACCTGGGGAGCCGTGTATGTAAAATGGGGCTGTTAA
- the efp gene encoding elongation factor P, with amino-acid sequence MATTADIRNGLVINFNNDLFQVIEFQHVKPGKGAAFVRTKIKSLTSGKVLDNTFNSGVAIYPVRVERRSFQYLYKDETGYNFMDNETFDQISISDKLLTAADLLKEGQVVEVLINTENETPLTCELPSFVELVVTYAEPGIKGDTANNPRKAVEVETGARIMVPMFIEEGDKLRIDTRTYDYVERVK; translated from the coding sequence ATGGCAACAACTGCAGACATCCGCAATGGATTGGTCATCAACTTCAACAACGATTTATTCCAAGTTATTGAATTTCAACACGTAAAACCCGGTAAAGGCGCGGCATTTGTACGTACAAAGATCAAAAGCCTTACCAGTGGAAAAGTGTTGGACAATACCTTTAACTCAGGAGTAGCCATTTATCCGGTCAGGGTAGAACGCCGCTCCTTCCAGTATTTGTACAAAGATGAAACCGGTTATAATTTCATGGATAATGAAACATTTGACCAGATCTCCATTTCTGACAAGCTCCTTACTGCCGCTGATTTATTGAAAGAAGGACAAGTGGTGGAAGTACTCATCAATACAGAAAACGAAACTCCTCTTACCTGTGAATTACCCTCTTTTGTGGAACTTGTTGTGACTTACGCCGAGCCGGGTATCAAAGGGGATACTGCCAATAACCCCCGCAAGGCGGTTGAGGTTGAAACCGGTGCCCGCATCATGGTGCCTATGTTTATCGAAGAAGGTGACAAGCTTCGTATTGATACCCGTACTTACGATTACGTAGAGCGCGTAAAGTAA
- a CDS encoding DUF2141 domain-containing protein — MTAEETAVTIEITNVRHPKGTLRLGVFRANNTFGSTYTKPDFGQMVAVTGKGATRTVMNLPPGRYALALYHDMNDNWKLDKNFVGYPKEPFGFSNNYHPIFSGPGFEDCAFEVKAHEPSYLKIKLLN; from the coding sequence ATGACAGCCGAAGAAACGGCCGTCACCATCGAAATAACCAATGTTCGTCACCCGAAAGGTACCTTACGGTTGGGGGTATTTCGCGCCAATAATACGTTTGGAAGCACGTATACCAAACCTGATTTCGGCCAAATGGTGGCCGTAACGGGTAAAGGTGCCACACGAACCGTCATGAACTTACCGCCGGGACGCTACGCCCTGGCGCTGTACCACGACATGAATGATAACTGGAAATTGGACAAAAACTTCGTAGGCTATCCCAAAGAACCGTTTGGTTTCAGCAATAATTACCATCCGATCTTTTCAGGACCGGGCTTTGAAGATTGCGCCTTTGAAGTTAAAGCACATGAGCCTTCTTACCTTAAAATAAAGCTCTTGAATTAG
- the accB gene encoding acetyl-CoA carboxylase biotin carboxyl carrier protein, with protein MEIKDIQKLLDFIANSGLDEVNIETGEFKVSVKKNAPATYVTAAPAPAPVAPAPQLPAPAAQPTAAPPAPKNDESKYLTIKSPMIGTFYRSGGPDKPSFVEIGDDVAVGKVVCIIEAMKLFNEIESEVSGRIVKVLVENATPVEYDQPLFLVEPI; from the coding sequence ATGGAAATCAAAGACATTCAAAAATTACTCGACTTCATCGCTAATTCAGGCTTGGATGAAGTCAATATCGAAACCGGAGAATTTAAGGTAAGTGTTAAGAAAAATGCGCCGGCTACGTATGTAACAGCTGCTCCTGCTCCTGCTCCCGTAGCCCCGGCCCCTCAATTACCTGCACCGGCGGCCCAACCCACAGCCGCCCCCCCGGCTCCTAAGAACGATGAATCAAAGTATTTGACCATTAAATCGCCGATGATCGGTACCTTCTACCGCTCAGGCGGACCGGATAAGCCCTCCTTTGTGGAAATAGGCGACGACGTTGCGGTTGGTAAAGTAGTATGCATCATTGAAGCGATGAAGCTTTTTAACGAAATTGAGTCGGAAGTGTCGGGCCGCATTGTGAAAGTATTGGTAGAAAATGCCACTCCCGTTGAATACGACCAGCCTTTGTTTCTGGTAGAACCCATTTAA